CGCTTCCTTGGCTTTCGTGAAGGTGCGAAGGCAGCCTGGATCAAGGTTGTCCTCGATGCCGGCGTCGGCAATAGCTTCAATCTTCGCCAGCTCAGCGAGCAGGTCACTGTGCAGCTGGTTCGTCTTCCGAGCACGTTCGATGACCCCGACCTGTTCCTCGGAGACGAGTTCGAACTTCTCCGCAGGAGTCCCACACTTGGGACACGCCTCAGGGGGATTCTCCCCCTCGTACAAAAGCCCACAAACAGTGCAACGCCACATCTTCATAAGAACCACCTCCGTCACCAGTGTACTTGGAACGCCAATGCAATCAACAACT
This region of Coprothermobacter sp. genomic DNA includes:
- a CDS encoding rubredoxin, which gives rise to MKMWRCTVCGLLYEGENPPEACPKCGTPAEKFELVSEEQVGVIERARKTNQLHSDLLAELAKIEAIADAGIEDNLDPGCLRTFTKAKEAARLVRQFSVAEVRVHVNKNKWG